Proteins found in one Phycisphaerae bacterium genomic segment:
- a CDS encoding IS5/IS1182 family transposase → ISWLRQFRRLRIRYDRRADIHTAFLTLGCALICWRRLKNGYF, encoded by the coding sequence CGATCAGTTGGCTGCGCCAATTCCGACGCCTTCGAATTCGCTATGATCGTCGCGCTGACATCCATACGGCATTTCTCACACTGGGCTGCGCCTTGATCTGTTGGCGACGATTAAAGAATGGGTACTTTTAG